The window ACATCGAGACCGGCCTCCGAAACGCCCACTGGCCGGGCCGATTCGAGGTGATGGGCGAGGAGCCCCTCACGGTCCTCGACGGGGCACACAACCCCGGGGCCTGCGAGGCGCTTTCCGAAACCCTCGCGGAGTTCGAGTACGACGACCTCTTCCTCGTGGTCGGCGCGATGCACGAAAAGGACCATCAAGGAATGGCCGCGGCGCTTCCCGACCCGGATCACGTCGTCTGCACCCAGCCGGACCTCGACCGGGCGGAGGACCGGGAGGTGCTCGCGCGCGTCTTCGAGAACCGCGGCGTCGAGGACGTGACGACGCGCGCGGCGGTCTCGGGGGCGCTCACCCGCGCGCTCTCGGAAGCGGGGCCCGACGACTGCGTGCTGGTGGCCGGCTCGCTCTTTGCCGTCGCGGAGGCTCGCGAGCGCTGGACGCGCACCGAGATCCCCAAACGGGTGCGGGACCTGGGCGAGGCTCGCAAGGCTCTCGAGGGAACCCACGTCACCTCGGCGGGCGTCTGGCGGATGCGCGGGAAGGCGGTCCACCGTGTGCTCAAGACCCGCGTTCAGCGCCGCCAGGCCCAGTACCTGAAGGAAGAGATGCTCTCGCTGGGCGGGGAGTGTGCGCTCTCGGGGCTCAACGAGCAGGACGACGAGACCATCGACGTCCTCCTGATGGGGACGCTCGCGCAGTTCAAACGCCTCTGTGAGAAGCTGGAGGACCAACCCTACGGTCTGCCGTCGGTCGCCCGACGGGTTCGCGAGGCGTTCGATATCGGCATCGAGCCAACCTCCCATGGATTCCCGTGGGAAGAGCGCACCGCGGTAATGGGGGTTCTCAACGTCACGCCCGATAGCTTCCACGACGGCGGCGAGTACGAGCGCGTCGAGGACGCGGTCGCCCAGGCGAAACGGATGGTCGAGGCCGGTGTCGACGTCATCGACGTCGGTGGCGAGAGCACCCGCCCCGGTGCGGACGTGGTCCCCGTTGAGGAGGAGATCGACCGGATCGTCCCCGTGATCGAGCGAATACGCGACCTCGACGCGATGATCTCGGTCGATACCCGCAAGGCCGCGGTCGCGCGCGCGGCAATGGAGGCCGGCGCCGACGTTCTGAACGACGTCAGCGGACTCGAGGACCCGGAGATGCGATTCGTCGCCGCCGAGTACGACGTGCCCCTGATCGTGATGCATAGCCTCGACGCGCCGGTCGACCCCGACCGCGAGGTCGAGTACGACGACGTCGTCGAGGACGTGATCAACGACCTCGCCGAACGCGTGTTGCTCGCCGAGAAGGCCGGACTCGATAGGGAGAAGATCGTCGTCGACCCCGGCCTGGGCTTCGCGAAGAGCGCCGACGAGGGATTCGAGATCCTCGGGCGGACGGACGAGTTCCACGCCCTCGGTTGTCCCGTCCTGATCGGCCACTCGCATAAGTCGATGTTCGAGCGCATCGGTCGGGATCCCGAAAACCGGACGGCGGCAACCGTTGCCGGGACGACCATCGCCGCCGATCACGGCGCGGACATCGTCCGGGTTCACGACGTCCCCCAGAACGTCGCCGCAGTCAGGGCGGTCGAGGCCGCAAACGGCGACCGCTAGCGGTAGATATTGCTTCTTTCAGGGTGAACCGACGTATCCGGCCGCCGCCATAAGACCTGAAGGGGTAGAGGCCGTACTCGAACTTGTATGGCAGATTATGCAAAAGACGTGCTCGTGGACGCCGATTGGGTGGAGGACCACCTCGAGGAGTTCCAGAGCGACGACCCCGAGTATCGACTGCTTGAAGTGAACAATCCGACTGTAACTGCTGACTCGGAGTACACCGCCTACGAGGAGGGCCACGCTCCGGGGGCGATCTTCTTCGACTGGGAGGAGGACTTCACCGACCAGCAGACCCGCGACATCATCTCGAAGGACGCCTTCGAGGAGACGATGGGCGAGGCGGGCATCACCGAGGACAGCACGATAGTGTTCTACGGCGGCGGCCGGGTCCCCAACTGGTTCGCGCTCTTCGCCTACTGGCAGGCGAAGTACTACGGCCACGAGGACGCGAAGGTGCTCGACGGCGGCAAGGGCTACTGGGTCGACAACGACTACCCGCTGACAGACGAGGAACCCGACTTCAGCCCGCAGGAGTACACCGCCCGTGGTCCCTTCGAGTCGATCCGTGCGTATCGCGACGACGTCGACACCGCGATCGAGCAGGGACTGCCGATGGTCGACGTGCGCTCGCCCGAGGAGTTCTCCGGCGAGGTCATCGCGCCCGAGGGGCTCAACGAGACGGCCCAGCGCGGCGGCCACATCCCCGGTGCGAGCAACGTCCCCATCGCGACGATCCTGAACGACGACGGCACGTTCAAGGGCAGCGAGGAACTGCGCGAACTCTACGCCGAGGCCGGCGTCGACGGCGAGGAGTCGACCATCGCCTACTGCCGCGTCGGCGAGCGCTCCTCGATCGAGTGGTTCGCGCTGCGCGAGCTGCTCGGCTTCGAGGACGTCCGCAACTACGACGGCTCCTGGACCGAGTGGGGCAGCATGATCCGCACCCCGATCGAGACGGGCGACGGGCAGTAAGCCCTCTTCGACCGAGCGTTCCCTTTATCGGCATCCGAACGCCCGATACCCGATAGCGGACCGTCACCTCGTGATCCGTCGTCGGCGACTCCGCGAGACATCGCGTCCGCTGCCCGGTTCGTTTCACCGCGGAGTGGCCGAATCGACGGGACGATCGAACAGGACGGTCTGTGACAAGTCGTCCGCTCGTCCTGTCGGTCCTCGCGGAACTCCGAAACCGACAGGACGGGACGGACCGGGGCTCTTGTCGATCGAACCGTGCCGACAGTATCAGCGGCGTGCAACGAACACCGACCGGTCACCCATGTCTGCCGGATCCGCGTCCCAGTCTTCCCGCTTGACGACGAACCCGAGGTCGGTCAGCGCGATCGCGATTTCCTCGTGTGCGAACTCGGTGAGCGTGTGGCGTTCGACGAACCACGATTCCCCGTGAAAGACGAGCGCGTCCACCCGGGCCCGTCGGTCGTCGATCCGTGAACACTGTGAAAGCCGGGCACAGTCACCTTTCGAGCCGCTCCCCGTCCGCAACGCCGGAGCGACCATCTCGGGAAACGTGCCCGCATCGAGGATCAGGACGCCGTCCTCCCCTACGAAGTCGGCGAGCGCCGTCAACGACGCCTCTAGCTCGTCGGCCGCGAGGCGGTTCACCACCCCGAAAGCGACGACGAGGTTGAACTCCGCCTCGACCGGGAGGTCCGGTAGCGCTCCGATGTGAACCGTCGCCTCGACTTTCCCGCGTGCACGCTCGACCATCGCGGGACTGGGGTCGGATCCGAGGACATCCAAGCCAGCCGCCTCGAACCGGAGGAGTTGTTCACCCGTTCGACAACCGACGACGAGCGCCCGATCCGCACCGGGTACGCGTTCGAGTGCGAACGCCACTTCCTCGTCATAGGACTTCCCGGCGTACAGGGCGTCGAACACGGCTGGATGGTCGTCGAGCGAATATCTCATACATTATATATTAAATCAATGACTAATAAGCGAGTCGGCCGGAGGTTCCGCGACCCGAACCCCTATCCGAGTCCGGCGTTAGCCCGCCACATGGCCTATCCGTTCGAACGCTACCTGAACGTCCGCAACGCCTATGGCGCCTCCTTCGGACCCGAGGGCGAGCGCCTCTCGTTCCTGATGGACACGACGGGCGTTCCGCAGGTCTGGTCGCTCGATTTCCCCCGAGCGTGGCCTGCCCAGCATACCTTCGCCGACGAGCGCGTCACCTTCGCGGCCTTTTCGCCCGAGCGCCCCGAACTGGTCTTCGGGATGGACGAAGGCGGTAACGAGCGCCAGCAGCTCTTTCTACTGCGCCCGGACGGCACGATCGACCCGCTGACCGCCCACCCAGCTGCCAAACACAGATTCGGCGGGTGGTCCTCGGATGGCGAGCGCTTCGCCTTTGCCTCGAACCGCCGCGACGAGGCCGTCTTCGACGTCTACGTGCAGGGCCGCGACCAGCGCGGCGAGGAGGCAGAACTGATCCACGAGGGCGAGGGCTGGCTCACCGTCGGCGGCTGGAGTCCCGACGATTCCCGCCTGATCGTCACCGAGTCACATTCCAGTTTCGATCAGGACGTCCACGTCCTCGATATCGGATCGGGCGAACTGACTCATCTGACGCCCCACGAAGGACGGATCCGGTTCCGGAGCACGAGCTGGGGGCCCGATGGCGGGATCTACCTCGTGACCGACCGCGACAGCGACACGTTGTTTCTCGCGCGTCTGGACGCCGAGACGGGCGACCTCGACGTGATCGAGGAGGGGGGCGAGTGGAACGTCGACAGGGTCGCCGTGGATGAGGAAAGTGAGAGAATCGTCTACTCGCGCAACGTCGACGGCTACACCGAGCTCACGGCGGGCGAGCTCTCGGGTCTCGATGTCGAGGAGTTCCCCGAACCCGACCTGCCCGAGGGCGTCGCCGGCGGTGTGAGTTTCGGCCCCGACGGTGAGCGCTTCGCGGTGGGCGCCACCGGCGATACGGACAACACGAACGTCCACGTCGTCGAGACGGCAACGGGAGAAAGCGAGCGCTGGACGGACGCTGCCACCGGCGGCATCCCCCGCGAGCGGTTTTCGGACTCCGAACTCGTCCGCTTCGAGTCGTTCGATAACCGTGAAATCCCCGCGTTCTTCTCGCTGCCCGAGGACGCGCCCGCGGGCGAGACGCCCGCCATCGTCGACATCCACGGCGGGCCCGAGGGCCAACGACGTCCCTCGTTCAGCCCGGTCAAACAGTACTTCCTCGATCGGGGGTATGCCTACTTCGAGCCCAACGTCCGCGGGTCGTCGGGGTATGGCCGCGAGTACACCCACCTCGACGACGTCGAGAAGCGAATGGACAGCGTCGCCGACATTCGCGCGGGTGTCGAGTGGCTCCACGAGCAACCGGAGATCGACTCCGACAGGATCGTCGCGTTCGGGGGTTCGTACGGCGGGTTCATGGTTCTGGCGAGCATGACGGAGTACCCCGACCTGTGGGCCGCGGGCATCGACATCGTCGGCATCGCGAACTTCGTGACGTTCCTTGAGAACACCGGCGAGTGGCGCCGCGAACTCCGCGAGGCCGAGTACGGTTCTCTGGAGCACGATCGGGAGTTCCTCGAATCCGTCTCACCGATCAACAACATCGACTCGATCGAGGCCCCGCTGTTCGTGCTGCATGGCGAGAACGATCCGCGCGTTCCGGTGGGTGAGGCCGAACAGATCGCCGAGCGAGCGAGAGAACACGTCCCCGTCGAGACGCTGATCTTCGAGGACGAGGGCCACGGCTTCACCAAACTGGGGAACCGCATCGAGGCCTACACGGGGATCGCCGAGTTCCTCGAGGAGTACGTCTAATCGAGGTCCTCGGGCTGGGTACCGACGCCCTCGGGCCACCCGGTCGGCTGCTCGGGTGAGGGGTCAGCGAACTCCCGTTTGAGCACCATCGGCGTGCGCTCCAGGGAGAGCACCTTCTCGCCGTCCTCGTTGTACGCCCGGAGTTCGGTCGTGACGATGCCGACGTGTTCTCGGGACTCGCTTTCGCGTTTCTCGATCACCTCGCTCTCGGCGAGGATCGTATCGCCGTGAAAGACGGGCGCGTGATGCCGGATCCTGTCGTAGCCGAGGTTCGCGGTGGCGTTCATCGAGACGTCGATGACGCTCATTCCCACTGCAAGGGCGATGACGAACGTGCCGTCGACCAGCCGCTCGCCGAACTCGGTCCCGGCGGCGTAGGCCTCGTTGAAGTGCATCGGGTTGAGGTTCATCGTCAGGTTGGTGAACCAGACATTGTCGGTCTCGGTGACGGTGCGCCCGTAAGGGTGTTTGTAGATGTCGCCGACCGCGAAGTCCTCGAAGTAGCGCCCCTCCCAGCCCGACACCAGCCTGCGGTCGTGGTCCTGATCGTTCGTCATACCCGGTCGCTCGCCCGCCAGTCGTATAGTCTTCCCTGCCGGCGATCCGAAGTACCTACCCGCATCCGGGCGGAGGGTGGAGGTGATGGTCGAGTACCGCGAGTGGGTTCGCGCACTGAAGACGTCGGTCGCGGTGGGACGAAAACAGCACGTCACCGTCACGGCCGCCGGACTGGGCTACTACGCGTTTAACTCGCTGATCCCGCTGTTGTTGCTCCTCACGATCGCGATCTCGATCGTTCAAGACCCCGGGACGACGGCGCGACTACTCGCGTCGGCCACCGGACTCCGCGCCGCGGGGATCGAGACGGTGCTCACGGAAGTCCTCGGGAACGGCGGCGGTCGTCTCCGAGCAGGACTGATCGCCGGCGGGATCTTCGCCTACAGCACGGCGACGATGTTTCAGGCCGTGAACGTGGCCTTCAGCGAGATCTACGGCACCCGGAAGCACCGCTCGGCCCTGCAGAAGGCCACGGACACGGTGTTGATCTTCGCGATCGTGGTGGTCGCTCTCGTCCTGATCGGGGTCGTCGGCGTCGCGGTCTCGCTTCTCATCGACAGCGTCGCTTGGACGGTCCTCAGCGTGCCGCTTCTGTTCGGCGCGTTCCTGCTCGCCTTCCTCCCGATGTACTACCGGTTTCCCGGCGAGTCGGTCACCCCCCGCGAGGCGTTGCCCGGCGCCGCGTTCTCGGCGGTCGCGTGGACGCTCTCGGCGCTGTTCTTCAGGGTGTACGCCACGACCTCGGACAGCGTCGAACTCTTCGGGGTCGCCGGCGCGGTCCTACTGGTGCTCACTTGGCTCTATCTCGGCGGACTGTTGCTTCTGTTCGGCGCGATCCTCAACGCCGTCCTCGCGGGGAAAGCCGATGCCGACGAGGCCTGGCTCCCGACCGAGGACGCGGCCGGGGAGGAGACCCGAGACGGGAACTGAGCGTCAGATCACGCCCGTCACGGTCGCGGCCTCGCGGGCCGCCCGTTCGTTCATGCCGTTGCCCAGAATGGTGTAGCGATCGCGGATCTCGTGGGCGCTCGTCAGCGCTTCCAGTACTTCCTTCTCGTCGATTCCCAATCCCGCCGCCGTGGTCGGTGCCTCGATGCTCGAAAGGGCGTCGCGGATCGCACCCCACCGTCCGTTCTCACCACTATGAAGGTACTCGACCATGATCGAGCCGACCCCCACTTGATGGCCGTGGAGCGCTCTTCCAGGAGCGATCCGGTCGAGCTGGTGGCTGAAGAGGTGTTCGGCGCCCGAGGCCGGACGCGAGGAACCCGCGATGGACATAGCGACTCCCGAGGACACGAGCGCCTTCGTGACGATCCACGACGACTCCTCGAGCCCTCGCTTGATTGAGTCGGCGTTGCCCACGAGCATCTCAGCGGTCATTTCTGACAGTGCTGCCGAGTACTCGGAGTACTCGACGTTCTGCAGGCGATTTGCGAGCCGCCAGTCCTTCACCGCGGTGTAGTTCGAGATGATGTCCGCACAGCCCGCCGTCGTCAGTTCCCAGGGCGCGTTCGCGAGCACGGTCGTGTCGGCGATCACGGCGACGGGCGGGTCGGCCGCCACCGAGTGGCGGGTGTCGCCCTCCGGGACCGATCCCCGCCCTGAGACGATCCCGTCGTGGCTCGCGGCAGTCGGTATCGAGACGAAGCCGGTTCCGATCTCGTCGCTCGCCATCTTCGCGATGTCGATGGCCTTCCCGCCGCCGATCCCGATGAGGTAGCCCGCCTCCTCCCTTCTTGCGGCCTCGATCACCTCCTGGACGGCGGCGAAACTCGCCTCCTCGACGACGATGACCGCCGGCTCGACCCCACGATCGCCGAACTGGTCGATCACCCGTTCGGCGGCGACCTCTCGGGGGGTCGGGCTGGTGACGATCAGCGGACGGCCCGTGAGGTGGAGTTCGTCGATGGCCTCGACGGCCCGGTCGAGCACGCCGTGGCCGATCAGCACGTTCCGCGGGAGGCGGATCCAGCTGGATTTCTCGAACATGGTGGGAAGAGACGCCCGCCGGGCAAACCGTTTGCTCTTGGTTTCGAGCCCGGCGACCGTTCGCCGACCCGACACAGGCTTCGAGATCTTCCGGTTACAGCGTATCGAGCACGCCGAGCACCCGTTCCTCCGCCTCGCGCCCGGGATCGTGCTCGCTCCCGTCGCGGTCGCTCCCCTCGTGTTCGTCGACCGTACGGGCCATCGCCTCCTCGACCGGCGTCGACTCCCAGCCGAGATTCGAGAGTTTCGCCGTCGACATGACGTGGGGGTACGCCTGGTAGAGCGTGAACTCCTCCGGCGAGAGCCCGCCCGCGGCGAGTTCCCGATCGCCCGCGGGGACGACCTCGACCTCAGTTCCGGCGACCGCGGCGATCGTTTCGAGCACCCCTTCGAGCGTGAGCAGCCGGCGATCGCCGACGTTGTAGGCCTCGCCGGGTTCGCCCTCCTCGCCGACGATTCGCAGTGCGCTCGCGACGTCGACGACGTAGACGCGGTGCCAGAGGTGCTGGCCGTCGCCGGGGACGACCACGCGGTCGTGATTCAGCACCCTGTCGATCCAGTAGTCCAGCCGCTCGGTGTAGTCGTGGGGCCCGTAGACGACGCAGGGCCGGACCGCCATCGCCCCGACGCCGCGTTCTGCGGCCTCGAAGACCGCGCGATCTCCCTCGGCCTTCCGTGCGCCGTAGGTCTCGTGGGAGTCGTCGGTCGCCTGGTCGGCGCTACAGGGCGAAAGCGGCGTCTCGCCCTCGCGCTTTGGAACGTGTTCGGCCCCGTACGAGGAGCCGCTCGAAACGTAGACGTACCGCGCTTCGGAGAAGATTTCGGTGGCCGTGCGGACCTGTTCGGGGTAGTACGCGACACAGTCGATCACGAGATCGGGCTCGACCGAGACCGTGGCGGCCTCCAGTGCCGTCTCCTCGTTTCGATCCCCCTCGATATGGGTGGCGCGGTCGTCGTCGCTGAAGGGGTTCTCGTGGTTTCCGCGGTTGAAAAGCGTCACTTCATACCCGTGTTCCAGTAGCTCTGTTACCGTGTAGCGGCCGATGAATCGGGTGCCCCCGACGACGAGTGCGGTGTCCATACCGACCGGTGGGTAAGCGTCCGCATAGGGCCGGCGATTCAGAAGGGATCCTCGAAGTCGTTGCGGATGAAATAGCGCACCCAGTTGCCGTATGTGCGGTCGGTAACGTCGTCGGCGACCTGCTCGTAGCGCACCTCACTGTCCGAGTCGATCACGTACACGCCGGAGATTCCAGTCAGCCCGTGGCTGGTCCGTTCGGTGCCGCTGTAGCGCTCTGCGACCTCGCCGTCGGGATCGCAGAGCAGCTGAATGTCGAGGTCGTAGCGGTCGCGCATCTCGGTGACCCTGCCGAGCGAACTGGGAACGACCGGGAGAATATCCACCCCGTCGTTGAACCAGAGGTCGTAGGAGACCTCGCTGAACGTTTGTAACTGCTCGGCACAGAAGCTACACCAGTACCCGCGGTTGATTACCACGACCGTCGGACCCTCTTCGAGAGTCTCGGAGAGCGTGATCGGTTCGCCTGCGGTGCTTTCCAACGTGAAATCGGGCGCCTGTTCGTTTTCGAGTGACATTGCGTTCGCCACGAGGTCGCGGCGGCACTTCAGGGTATGTCCGGTATGGTAGGCGCAAAAGCGCGGACGACCGTGAGCTATCGGTCGCGGTGGTAGACGCTGGTACCGACGACCACCAGATCGGGCGAGCGAGCCGCCCGGTAGTGGCGTATACGACCGGTCAGTCCCGTGACCTTCCAGGTGAACGCCGACCACTTGCACAGCCAGAAGCCGAAGGCGATCACGGCGAATCCCAGCATCGTCGCGTCGGTGACGGGCTCGCCCAGCAGCGCCCACCCGCTGACGGTCGCCACGACGGGGCTCGCGTAGTTGACGAGGCTGGTCTCGACGGGGCCGACGCGATCCTGGAGGTCGAAGTACGCGAGATAGCCGATCGCGCTCGCGAACACCGCGAGAAAGGCGATCGCCGCAAGCGCCTCCGGCGTCCAACTGGCCGCCGCGAGCGACTCGCCGGGATGGAGTGCGCTCGTGAGATGGAGCAACGTCGCGCCGACGAGCATCATCCACGCCTGCAGCGAGACCAACGAGAGGGTCGTCTGTAGTCGTGCGGTCAGCACGGCACCGAGCGCGAAGCTCGTCGCGCTCGCTACGAGCAGCGCGATCCCGTAGAGCTGCCCGCCGCCGAGCGCCGTTGAACCGGGCTGTGCGATGATTCCCACCCCGAGCAGGCCGAACGCCAGCCCGAGGACGTCCATGACACCCAGCCGCTGGTTCGGCAGGAAGGCGATGGCGAACACCGGCGTAACGATCGGCGAGAGGCTCAGGACGATCGACGCCACGCCACCGGTGACGTACTGCTGGCCGGTGAAGAGTAACGCGAAGTGACCGGCGATCAGCAGGCTCCCGCCGATGACGATCAACAGCCAGTCCTCGTAGCTGGTCGGCCGCCAGGCGAGCCCCTTGAGCGCGACGAACGCGAACACCAGGACGGCGGCGACGTCGTATCGCAATGCCGCAAAGAGGATCGGCGGCAACGACTCCAACCCGAGATTGATCGCGGGAAAGGACGCACCCCAAACCAACGCGACGACGATGAACAACGCTACTTCCCTGAATTTAGATATATTTTCGAACTGCATTTTGTGTTTCTTCGTACTCCCTCTATATCCGCCGTAACCGTCTCGTGGACATGAATCTTGCCGAAGAAATGCTACCGCATGACGAACCCACATTCCGATATGGTATCAGTATGTGTATGTATCTGTACCGGACGGATCGTCACTCCTCCAGGGGTTGCTCGGAACCCCGAACGCTGTCGACGATTGTGTCGCCGCCGGGTCGCTCGGCGAGCCAGAACAGTTTGTGGGCATCGACGGTACGCCCGATCTCGATGTCGGGAGGATCGCCCATCGAGAATCGGCGTAGACACCACCGAAAAACGGCCTCGCGGGCCTTTCCGTCGGCCTCCTCGTCCGTTAGCTCCGCTGGGATCACGAGCACGTCCTCGACGGTCCGC is drawn from Halalkalicoccus subterraneus and contains these coding sequences:
- the folP gene encoding dihydropteroate synthase; its protein translation is MEFHDAANFLFDLRRFRPKPGTESTADLLAALDDPHEGPRYVQIAGSNGKGSTAKMTESVLREAGLTVGLYTSPHFDDLRERVQVDGRPMTKGTLAEFVEAIKPHVVERAAEGQAPTFFEVMTGMALREFGRRDVDVAVLEVGIGGRYDATSVIDPVASAVTSVTLEHTEILGDTIGEIARDKAHVAPRNAPLVTAAEGEALSAIEAQAGEVLTVGSDGDVRTEYGGRTNHVESAISLSGPDWTVDARVPLLGSYQARNAGIAAALSRQVGAVSEGDIETGLRNAHWPGRFEVMGEEPLTVLDGAHNPGACEALSETLAEFEYDDLFLVVGAMHEKDHQGMAAALPDPDHVVCTQPDLDRAEDREVLARVFENRGVEDVTTRAAVSGALTRALSEAGPDDCVLVAGSLFAVAEARERWTRTEIPKRVRDLGEARKALEGTHVTSAGVWRMRGKAVHRVLKTRVQRRQAQYLKEEMLSLGGECALSGLNEQDDETIDVLLMGTLAQFKRLCEKLEDQPYGLPSVARRVREAFDIGIEPTSHGFPWEERTAVMGVLNVTPDSFHDGGEYERVEDAVAQAKRMVEAGVDVIDVGGESTRPGADVVPVEEEIDRIVPVIERIRDLDAMISVDTRKAAVARAAMEAGADVLNDVSGLEDPEMRFVAAEYDVPLIVMHSLDAPVDPDREVEYDDVVEDVINDLAERVLLAEKAGLDREKIVVDPGLGFAKSADEGFEILGRTDEFHALGCPVLIGHSHKSMFERIGRDPENRTAATVAGTTIAADHGADIVRVHDVPQNVAAVRAVEAANGDR
- a CDS encoding sulfurtransferase, which produces MADYAKDVLVDADWVEDHLEEFQSDDPEYRLLEVNNPTVTADSEYTAYEEGHAPGAIFFDWEEDFTDQQTRDIISKDAFEETMGEAGITEDSTIVFYGGGRVPNWFALFAYWQAKYYGHEDAKVLDGGKGYWVDNDYPLTDEEPDFSPQEYTARGPFESIRAYRDDVDTAIEQGLPMVDVRSPEEFSGEVIAPEGLNETAQRGGHIPGASNVPIATILNDDGTFKGSEELRELYAEAGVDGEESTIAYCRVGERSSIEWFALRELLGFEDVRNYDGSWTEWGSMIRTPIETGDGQ
- a CDS encoding methyltransferase domain-containing protein: MRYSLDDHPAVFDALYAGKSYDEEVAFALERVPGADRALVVGCRTGEQLLRFEAAGLDVLGSDPSPAMVERARGKVEATVHIGALPDLPVEAEFNLVVAFGVVNRLAADELEASLTALADFVGEDGVLILDAGTFPEMVAPALRTGSGSKGDCARLSQCSRIDDRRARVDALVFHGESWFVERHTLTEFAHEEIAIALTDLGFVVKREDWDADPADMGDRSVFVARR
- a CDS encoding S9 family peptidase — its product is MAYPFERYLNVRNAYGASFGPEGERLSFLMDTTGVPQVWSLDFPRAWPAQHTFADERVTFAAFSPERPELVFGMDEGGNERQQLFLLRPDGTIDPLTAHPAAKHRFGGWSSDGERFAFASNRRDEAVFDVYVQGRDQRGEEAELIHEGEGWLTVGGWSPDDSRLIVTESHSSFDQDVHVLDIGSGELTHLTPHEGRIRFRSTSWGPDGGIYLVTDRDSDTLFLARLDAETGDLDVIEEGGEWNVDRVAVDEESERIVYSRNVDGYTELTAGELSGLDVEEFPEPDLPEGVAGGVSFGPDGERFAVGATGDTDNTNVHVVETATGESERWTDAATGGIPRERFSDSELVRFESFDNREIPAFFSLPEDAPAGETPAIVDIHGGPEGQRRPSFSPVKQYFLDRGYAYFEPNVRGSSGYGREYTHLDDVEKRMDSVADIRAGVEWLHEQPEIDSDRIVAFGGSYGGFMVLASMTEYPDLWAAGIDIVGIANFVTFLENTGEWRRELREAEYGSLEHDREFLESVSPINNIDSIEAPLFVLHGENDPRVPVGEAEQIAERAREHVPVETLIFEDEGHGFTKLGNRIEAYTGIAEFLEEYV
- a CDS encoding MaoC family dehydratase — encoded protein: MTNDQDHDRRLVSGWEGRYFEDFAVGDIYKHPYGRTVTETDNVWFTNLTMNLNPMHFNEAYAAGTEFGERLVDGTFVIALAVGMSVIDVSMNATANLGYDRIRHHAPVFHGDTILAESEVIEKRESESREHVGIVTTELRAYNEDGEKVLSLERTPMVLKREFADPSPEQPTGWPEGVGTQPEDLD
- a CDS encoding YihY/virulence factor BrkB family protein; its protein translation is MVEYREWVRALKTSVAVGRKQHVTVTAAGLGYYAFNSLIPLLLLLTIAISIVQDPGTTARLLASATGLRAAGIETVLTEVLGNGGGRLRAGLIAGGIFAYSTATMFQAVNVAFSEIYGTRKHRSALQKATDTVLIFAIVVVALVLIGVVGVAVSLLIDSVAWTVLSVPLLFGAFLLAFLPMYYRFPGESVTPREALPGAAFSAVAWTLSALFFRVYATTSDSVELFGVAGAVLLVLTWLYLGGLLLLFGAILNAVLAGKADADEAWLPTEDAAGEETRDGN
- a CDS encoding NAD(P)-dependent glycerol-1-phosphate dehydrogenase, whose protein sequence is MFEKSSWIRLPRNVLIGHGVLDRAVEAIDELHLTGRPLIVTSPTPREVAAERVIDQFGDRGVEPAVIVVEEASFAAVQEVIEAARREEAGYLIGIGGGKAIDIAKMASDEIGTGFVSIPTAASHDGIVSGRGSVPEGDTRHSVAADPPVAVIADTTVLANAPWELTTAGCADIISNYTAVKDWRLANRLQNVEYSEYSAALSEMTAEMLVGNADSIKRGLEESSWIVTKALVSSGVAMSIAGSSRPASGAEHLFSHQLDRIAPGRALHGHQVGVGSIMVEYLHSGENGRWGAIRDALSSIEAPTTAAGLGIDEKEVLEALTSAHEIRDRYTILGNGMNERAAREAATVTGVI
- a CDS encoding NAD-dependent epimerase/dehydratase family protein, whose translation is MDTALVVGGTRFIGRYTVTELLEHGYEVTLFNRGNHENPFSDDDRATHIEGDRNEETALEAATVSVEPDLVIDCVAYYPEQVRTATEIFSEARYVYVSSGSSYGAEHVPKREGETPLSPCSADQATDDSHETYGARKAEGDRAVFEAAERGVGAMAVRPCVVYGPHDYTERLDYWIDRVLNHDRVVVPGDGQHLWHRVYVVDVASALRIVGEEGEPGEAYNVGDRRLLTLEGVLETIAAVAGTEVEVVPAGDRELAAGGLSPEEFTLYQAYPHVMSTAKLSNLGWESTPVEEAMARTVDEHEGSDRDGSEHDPGREAEERVLGVLDTL
- a CDS encoding peroxiredoxin family protein, translating into MSLENEQAPDFTLESTAGEPITLSETLEEGPTVVVINRGYWCSFCAEQLQTFSEVSYDLWFNDGVDILPVVPSSLGRVTEMRDRYDLDIQLLCDPDGEVAERYSGTERTSHGLTGISGVYVIDSDSEVRYEQVADDVTDRTYGNWVRYFIRNDFEDPF
- a CDS encoding DMT family transporter; amino-acid sequence: MQFENISKFREVALFIVVALVWGASFPAINLGLESLPPILFAALRYDVAAVLVFAFVALKGLAWRPTSYEDWLLIVIGGSLLIAGHFALLFTGQQYVTGGVASIVLSLSPIVTPVFAIAFLPNQRLGVMDVLGLAFGLLGVGIIAQPGSTALGGGQLYGIALLVASATSFALGAVLTARLQTTLSLVSLQAWMMLVGATLLHLTSALHPGESLAAASWTPEALAAIAFLAVFASAIGYLAYFDLQDRVGPVETSLVNYASPVVATVSGWALLGEPVTDATMLGFAVIAFGFWLCKWSAFTWKVTGLTGRIRHYRAARSPDLVVVGTSVYHRDR